CCGAAGAGTCCTATAAACTTTTGACAACAAGGTCTTCTCTGCATCCAGAAACTCTAAAGGGAATCCGCAGCATACTGGATGAAAAGTTCCCTCACTGAAGTATTTTACTGATAGGGGTTTTCTCTTTTTTAATTTCTTCACTTCTTGTCTGAAAACTGCTGCCATGTGCGCATGTAATTGGTCTTCAACACGAATATAAGCCCTGTGGGCTTTTATTTAAAAATGAATATGTCTTTTGAGAAATTAAAACCGAAGGTATCCGTATTCTTCGATAATTTGGTACATATGCCATTTACCATTCGTGTAATTTTTATGATAGGACGGTAGGGCAGGGCATTGCCCGGCATGATCAATCCTGATTACTTGGTTAGCTCTCTATTAATACGGTTGATTTCTTTGGATGGCGCTAGTACAAATATGATATCCTGCTTTTTGAGGACTGTATTGCCTTTGGGAGGAATAATATGATCTTCCCGAATTATTGAGATGATCGATGTATCGGGTGATAAGGTTAATTCTTTTATTTTCATCCCATCAGTACGTGACGTATCCGGGATTTGGATTTCAAAGACATCGAAATCACTTTTTCGCATTGTAATTAACTCGATAGAAAGTGGCGCTCTTGGACGAGCAGGCATGGATAATCTCAATTTCTTTGCCACCCACCTCATGGTAGTCCCTTGTAATAAGCAGGATAAAAATACTGCAAAAAAGACGATGTTAAAGATATGATGATTCTTATCAATGCCGTAGGCGGCTGGATATGTGGCCAATACGATGGGAACAGCCCCTTTTATTCCTCCCCACACAATAAACAGTTTTTCCTTGAATCTAAATTTAAAAGGCAATGTACAGACGAATACTACGATTGGGCGTGCGACAAGGATCATGAGTAGCGTAATCAGAAATCCTTCTTTCCAAACAGAAATAAGGCTTTTGGGGAACACCAATACTCCTAATAACAAAAATAGCGCCATATTACTAAAGGTAGAAATACCTTCAATAAAAGAGCCAACGCCACGCCGATAGACAAAATCTGAGTTCCCAAGCCAGTATCCTGCGAAAAATACGGCGATAATTCCACTTGCGTGGATACTATCTGCAAAGCCGAACGCAAGCAGGCCCACGGCTATACTCATTACATGGTAGTAACCTCTGTTCTCTACCTTTAATTTATCAAATAATTGACTTCCGATCTTCCCAATAATCCATCCAATTCCGATTCCGCCCCCAAGCTGCCATGTGAGGTGCATCAGGAACAATGGCACATCTTTGGTTTGACCGGAAATTATTTGGACCATGACTACAGTCAGAAGGATTGCCATGGGATCATTGGCTGCCGATTCGACCTCCAAAGTGGTGGAGACATGTCTTTTGACTGATTGTTGTTTGAACATCGTGAAAACTGCAGCGGCATCGGTTGAGGAAATGATGGAACCGATTAGGAAGGAATAAAGTAAGTTGAACTGGGTAACATAATAAATTAATAATCCAAGAGTCGCTGCAGTGAGCAC
This sequence is a window from Candidatus Brocadia sp.. Protein-coding genes within it:
- a CDS encoding potassium/proton antiporter, which produces MLFLAALLLIAAIYATKLTSKLGIPVLLLFLGCGMIIGSDALNLIYFDDAILAQKITNIALIFIIFEGGFRTRREILRFVFGPALTLATFGIVLTAATLGLLIYYVTQFNLLYSFLIGSIISSTDAAAVFTMFKQQSVKRHVSTTLEVESAANDPMAILLTVVMVQIISGQTKDVPLFLMHLTWQLGGGIGIGWIIGKIGSQLFDKLKVENRGYYHVMSIAVGLLAFGFADSIHASGIIAVFFAGYWLGNSDFVYRRGVGSFIEGISTFSNMALFLLLGVLVFPKSLISVWKEGFLITLLMILVARPIVVFVCTLPFKFRFKEKLFIVWGGIKGAVPIVLATYPAAYGIDKNHHIFNIVFFAVFLSCLLQGTTMRWVAKKLRLSMPARPRAPLSIELITMRKSDFDVFEIQIPDTSRTDGMKIKELTLSPDTSIISIIREDHIIPPKGNTVLKKQDIIFVLAPSKEINRINRELTK